GAAGGTCTTAGCGATGGGGACTCCTTGCAATTTGACCTGGCTACGATTGAAGCAGCCACGAACAGATTCTCGGATGAAAACAAGATTGGCAAAGGTGGATTTGGGGTGGTTTATAAGGTATGAAACATGTTTTCTGAGTAACACATCATAATTCGTTTTATGATAAAGTAGTTAACTGGTTTATTCCAATGCTTGTTTTTAGGGTGTCCTACCTGACGGACAGGAGATAGCTGTGAAGAGGTTGTCAGTAACCTCCTTGCAGGGTGCAGTAGAGTTCAGGAATGAAGCCGCCCTTGTGGCCAAACTTCAACATAGAAATTTAGTGAGACTATTGGGATTTTGCTTGGAGGGCCAGGAAAAGATTCTTATCTATGAATACATACCAAACAAAAGCCTTGATTACTTTCTATTCAGTAAGTACCTTTTGTACTTTTCTTGCATGTGACATCTCAATTAGTGCAGTGATTGATTTTCCTCAACAGACTAATATGACACCTCATAAACAGAGTAACTTCATTGAACATAGTTGGAGGATTAATAGTTTGTGTAAATGGAAATTGTTGTAATTTCGCTGTTTTGTAGATTCTATGAAGCAAAGAGAGTTAGATTGGTCACAACGCTACAAGATTATAGTTGGCATTGCTAGAGGAATTCTTTATATACATGAAGATTCTCAACTTAGAATTGTACACCGTGATCTCAAAGCTAGCAATGTTTTATTAGATGAAAACATGAACCCTAAGATTTCTGATTTTGGCATGGCAAAGATTTTCCAGGCAGACCAGACTCAAGTAAATACAGGAAGAATAGTTGGGACTTAGTAAGTCCAATGTCTTTATGTTATCTCCACTTGCATAGATAATTTATGTTATACAGATAGTTAAGTTAAGCGGGAAAAGGTGTATTCTATCCAGAACtttttgctgtttttttttttttttttctaaataaggGGATTATATTGTTGTTGCAGTGGTTACATGTCTCCGGAATATGCAATGCGTGGTCAGTTTTCCATGAAATCGGATGTGTTCAGCTTTGGTGTCTTGGTCTTGGAGATTGTGAGTGGCAAGAAGAATACTGATTTTTATCAATCGAATCACGCTGATGACCTCTTAATCTTTGTGAGTATAAGCAATAGTAATTTCTTTCCTTCTGCTCTGCTGATGCCATGGGTAGCTGCAATACCTATCGGTACAGATTCTCAGTGGGTGAGGAAATGAGGCATTACTAGTTTAAATAGTAACATTATACTCTACAGGCTTGGAAGAAATGGACAGAGCAAACACCAATGGAGTTTGTGGATCCAACTCTGAGAGGTTCTTGTTCGAGAAATGAAGTAAACAGATGCATCCACATTGGTTTATTATGCGTTCAGGAAAATCCATCAGACCGACCATCAATGTCCACAATTGCACTTATGCTGAACAGTTATTCAGTGACCATGTCAATGCCACGACAACCAGCATCTTTCCTGCGTGGAAGAAATCATAACAGGCTTAACCGAGAGCTTGACTCTGATCAGTCTACCACCGATCAATCTACCTCCTGTTCAATTCCATACTCTGTGAATGAAGTATCCATCACTGAAGTATACCCTCGCTAAAGGATTCATTTTAAGTCTTTTTCCATCAATCTAGTGTAATCAATTTTATCAACTATTGTATCTAAATTAAAGCAGACATCTTTTATCTGATCCATTTAAGTGTCTCCTTGAGATATTTCCATTTTACACATCATAcctttaaacaaataaaaaagaaaagtaataaagGCGAGtcctttattttctctaaaCAACTTTTGTACACGTATATCCTACTAAActtgttattaattatatatatatatatatatatatatatatatatatatatatatatatatatatatatatatatatatatatatatatatttttttttttttaagaaaatagaatCTCTAGAGATGACTAAGTCTTATGTATAATACATGTTCGAGTTTGAAGTCAGCGAAAGTCCATTTGCATGTAATGATGACGCAAACGCGGCCGTGTAAGCTACGCGTCGGGAAAGGCGCCCTCCAAATCATATGGGAGCTTTATATTAACCACAAAGGTTTTCCACTATCATAATCTAAAAAGATAAGCTGCAGAATTTCTCCTATTAATTATTCAATCCAACATGCTACCCTCCAACTTCTGTACAACCTCGTTAACACTTCAATTACTATGTCTGTTATGTATGCTTTTTCTTGCATCTGCATCAGGAGCCATTTACAGTGCCCACTACTGCAGCAATGAAACCTTTTACTCACCCAACACCAAATTTCAATCCAACTTGAATACCCTCCTCTCTTCTCTTGTTTCAAACTCCTCCCTTCCCTCCAACAGCGGTTTCCTCCGAACCTCCGTCGACGAGATCGACGGCCGTTTCCTCTGCCGCGGCGACGTCAACGCGACCGTCTGCCATGGCTGCGTCGCCGCAGCAGCAGCCAACATAACTCGCCTATGTCCCAACGATACCGAGTCCTACATCTGGTACGACGAGTGTACGCTAATCTACTCCAACAGCACCTTCAACAATGATGACATAGTTCCCGGGTTTCCCCTCAATGACGAAGGAAGCACCGTTAACTCAAATCAGGACCACTTCAACCAATTACTGTCGAACTTGTTAAACAGTTTAGAGGGAAAAGCTTTGGAGAGTTCCATGGGAGAGAAGAAATTCGCCGCAGGTGCGGTGAGTGTGACGAGCGCGCAAACGCTGTATGGAATGGCGCAGTGCGAGCCAGACTCAACGAGTGGTCGTTGTGAGGCGTGCTTTCGAAGCGCAATTGCAGCTATTCCATCGTGTTGCAACGGAAGCGGAGGAGCAAGACTTCTGCTTCCCATATGTACCATCAGATACCAACTGCATCCCTTTCTGTACAATTCCACCGTGCTCATTCCTTCTTCAGGTATAAgcatactatatatatatatatatcatcgaGTATGAGTCTTCTCCGCTAACCATAgtgttttttttctcaatagTCCTAAAACGTTTTGATTCAGTACATTGATATCTTTTTCTGTACTGTTTATAGTCTTTCTGCTTtctgtttattatttaattttgatatgttGTATGGTGTACAGATTTTTGTAATAAATCTAGAAGAAATTATCGTAgttatatatgttgttttaacattcattctttttttatctaaagaaattattttcttttttatctttaaaacttTTTGCCTTGGTCATTCCAAAAActgtgattatttttaattttgagtcaTGAACGAAAGTACAAGAGTGAATTTAATGATACaggtttttgtttgaaaattaagacaaaagtataattaaacaaattcaaaataattttcataattttttataggaTAATGTATAATTGAAGGATAATGAatccataattaaaatataatggtatcataacatatttttacatttatttgacatatagTATAAtggtaaaatagttataaaa
This genomic interval from Vigna radiata var. radiata cultivar VC1973A chromosome 8, Vradiata_ver6, whole genome shotgun sequence contains the following:
- the LOC106771842 gene encoding cysteine-rich receptor-like protein kinase 10 isoform X2, with the protein product MALFSLKHALFFMFLIFTTVHASDDPIFLRQNCTTNETFTPNTTFQVNLRTLLSSLSSLATRNTQFRNATVSGGSPSDSVYGLFLCRGDVPPQLCQQCVLNATQRLGNQNTDTCKFSKSAIVWYDECLVRYSNRDFFSTVETRPRMRLRNTANISDTKSFLRLLYTTLNETADEAANSSNGAKLYATKQANISGFQTLYCLTQCTPDLSPQDCRRCLSDVIGDLSWCCPGSQGGRVLYPSCNFRYELYPFYRMDSPAPEANVSPTTSTIKNGKNNISIILAIAVPIVVAVLLFIVGVCFLRKRASYKYNNSFGQDSIVEGLSDGDSLQFDLATIEAATNRFSDENKIGKGGFGVVYKGVLPDGQEIAVKRLSVTSLQGAVEFRNEAALVAKLQHRNLVRLLGFCLEGQEKILIYEYIPNKSLDYFLFNSMKQRELDWSQRYKIIVGIARGILYIHEDSQLRIVHRDLKASNVLLDENMNPKISDFGMAKIFQADQTQVNTGRIVGTYGYMSPEYAMRGQFSMKSDVFSFGVLVLEIVSGKKNTDFYQSNHADDLLIFAWKKWTEQTPMEFVDPTLRGSCSRNEVNRCIHIGLLCVQENPSDRPSMSTIALMLNSYSVTMSMPRQPASFLRGRNHNRLNRELDSDQSTTDQSTSCSIPYSVNEVSITEVYPR
- the LOC106771842 gene encoding cysteine-rich receptor-like protein kinase 10 isoform X1, with product MCILKSSSTHLVIILSLFLFLNSASEAAPTYTTQACTGGSFYLPNTTFQTNLNLLLSSLVSNATLHDGYYLTNISLGAPAEVKGLFLCRGDVTPSVCHDCVAAAADNITRLCTNTTESVIWYDECMVRYSNLSFLNNIVPSVGMSSQQSVPDSDSTSFNNFLASALNGVVQDAVNSLSGRMFATREANFTSSMNLYALAQCRPDLSAFDCNMCLKSAMSNLGEGKRGARNLLPGCNVRYELYPFYNVSAVSTKPESLSPSSGKNNISIILAIAVPIVVAVLLFIVGVCFLRKRASYKYNNSFGQDSIVEGLSDGDSLQFDLATIEAATNRFSDENKIGKGGFGVVYKGVLPDGQEIAVKRLSVTSLQGAVEFRNEAALVAKLQHRNLVRLLGFCLEGQEKILIYEYIPNKSLDYFLFNSMKQRELDWSQRYKIIVGIARGILYIHEDSQLRIVHRDLKASNVLLDENMNPKISDFGMAKIFQADQTQVNTGRIVGTYGYMSPEYAMRGQFSMKSDVFSFGVLVLEIVSGKKNTDFYQSNHADDLLIFAWKKWTEQTPMEFVDPTLRGSCSRNEVNRCIHIGLLCVQENPSDRPSMSTIALMLNSYSVTMSMPRQPASFLRGRNHNRLNRELDSDQSTTDQSTSCSIPYSVNEVSITEVYPR